A single window of Aphidius gifuensis isolate YNYX2018 linkage group LG1, ASM1490517v1, whole genome shotgun sequence DNA harbors:
- the LOC122858357 gene encoding synaptotagmin-4: MAKMVSESDFDDGPLVTHMNTVWTSNIIEICVGAAALGCAAALIWWLCQRRREHVKLSMDKSLAFRPPHRKPTAVKSPGSTGHYLKKSPSPTGPAKSPPGSGGLTPSPTGLQPSSPNSNNIITQIKSPIKNGTPAQTPSIDVTFNIENEKDKADMETSEKIERATIVNGNTNYDGLGQLVFKLRYQCDQNALVVTVVKCKGLPARGQGNATSDPYVKLQLLPDKQDRVKTRVLRNTRDPIYDEDFTFFGISQSQLQKISLHFVVLSFDRYSRDDMIGEVICPLSSVANIENADNQQLSLCREICPRSLKIQAQGRGELLVSLCWQPAANRLTVVVLKARNLPKMDVTGLADPYVKIYLLYNSQRIAKKKTHVKKRTLSPVFNESFVFEIPNGTDGLTNVSLEFMLLDWDRVTKNEVIGRLELGGAKCQGSALNHWNEVCSSPRRQIADWHKLRE; encoded by the exons atggCCAAAATGGTCAGTGAAAGTGATTTTGATGATGGACCATTGGTAACACATATGAATACCG tatgGACAAGCAACATCATTGAAATATGCGTCGGAGCAGCAGCTTTGGGATGCGCCGCCGCTTTGATATGGTGGCTGTGTCAACGACGTAGAGAACATGTTAAATTAAGTATGGATAAATCATTGGCATTTAGACCACCTCATCGTAAACCAACAGCAGTTAAAAGTCCAGGAAGTACTggtcattatttaaaaaaaagtccaaGTCCAACTGGTCCAGCTAAAAGTCCACCAGGTTCTGGTGGTTTAACACCAAGTCCAACTGGTTTACAGCCATCATCaccaaattcaaataatattataacacaAATTAAATCACCAATTAAAAATGGTACACCAGCACAAACACCATCAATTGATGttacatttaatattgaaaatgaaaaagataaagctGATATGGAAAcaagtgaaaaaattgaaCGTGCTACTATTGTCAATGGAAATACAAATTATGATGGACTTGGACAATTGGTATTTAAATTACGTTATCAATGTGATCAAAATGCACTTGTTGTTACTGTTGTTAAATGCAAGGGTTTACCAGCACGAGGTCAAGGAAATGCAACTAGTGATCCTTATGTTAAACTTCAATTATTACCAGATAAACAGGATCGTGTTAAAACTCGTGTATTAAGAAACACAAGAGATCCAATTTATGATGaagattttacattttttggtATATCACAATCACAGCTgcag aaaatcagCTTACACTTTGTTGTATTGAGTTTTGATAGATACTCGAGAGATGATATGATTGGTGAAGTTATTTGTCCATTGTCATCAGTTGCTAATATTGAAAATGCTGATAATCAACAATTATCATTGTGTCGAGAAATTTGTCCACGAAGTCTCAAG ATTCAAGCACAAGGTAGAGGTGAATTATTGGTATCACTTTGTTGGCAACCAGCAGCAAATAGACTAACTGTTGTTGTATTAAAAGCAagaaatttaccaaaaatgGATGTAACTGGTCTTGCTGATCCATATGTTAAGATTTATTTGCTTTATAATTCTCAAcgtattgctaaaaaaaaaactcatgtTAAAAAACGTACATTAAGTCCAGTATTTAATGAATCATTTGTATTTGAAATACCAAATGGTACTGATGGTCTTACGAATGTAAGTCTTGAATTTATGCTTCTTGATTGGGATCGTGTAACAAAAAATGAG GTGATTGGACGACTTGAACTTGGTGGTGCCAAGTGTCAAGGTTCAGCGCTAAATCATTGGAATGAAGTATGTAGTTCACCACGTCGACAAATTGCCGATTGGCATAAACTTCGAGAGTAa
- the LOC122858363 gene encoding arrestin domain-containing protein 17-like isoform X1, with protein MGLDDFKIIFDNPWSTYYPGQTVTGRVVIKINSAKKIRGINCKIKGEANTCWATDRQEQNHEGRYENESQTVTGHEEYFNMQYYLLGSANASEMELPPGEHVYPFTFSLPHSLPSSFEHDYGHIRYTVKAIIDRPWKFDQETKAAFSIVANLDLNCEGRAMEPLHQELSKTFCCLCCGSAPLRVNVTMPVRGYVPGQAMSIRVNVDNQSGVIIEVVKLILRKIVTFKANNPRICSRREKIVIAEVSKGPVEAGGTSDYEQTLDIPALPPSNLTNCGLIDLEYNLKVEAVAQGWWHRNLKGNNLVFIGTVPLANYQSSIIPPVNKIDQQKGNDYQDKLADPTYGGYPSGYPAFTNTTDGSYPSVPPTAPPPPLDNNTGNPTTQPSLNIYPNMPPPSYEEAGWAVRSLRENNENFHVIGNNNHFAPRYPVYKFSS; from the exons ATGGGTTtggatgattttaaaattatatttgacaaTCCATGGAGCACGTATTACCCTGGTCAAACAGTAACCGGGCGTGttgtcatcaaaattaattcagCCAAAAAAATACGcg gtataaattgtaaaataaaggGTGAAGCAAATACATGTTGGGCAACTGACAGACAAGAGCAAAATCATGAAGGAAGATATGAAAATGAATCACAAACAGTTACTGGCCATGAAGAATATTTTAACATGCAGTATTATCTTCTTGGATCTGCAAATG ccagTGAAATGGAATTACCACCAGGTGAACATGTTTATCCATTTACATTTTCATTACCACATAGCTTGCCAAGTTCATTTGAGCATGATTATGGACACATAAGATACACAGTCAAAGCAATTATTGATCGTCCATGGAAATTCGATCAAGAAACCAAAGCAGCTTTTAGCATTGTGGCTAACTTGGATCTCAATTGTGAAGGACGAGCAAtg GAGCCACTTCATCAAGAATTAAGCAAgacattttgttgtttatgCTGTGGTTCAGCACCATTAAGAGTCAATGTAACTATGCCTGTGAGAGGATACGTACCAGGTCAAGCAATGTCAATACGTGTTAATGTTGATAATCAATCGGGTGTGATTATTgaagttgttaaattaattctaagaaag atTGTTACATTTAAAGCAAATAATCCAAGAATATGTTCACGACGTGAAAAAATTGTCATAGCTGAAGTAAGCAAGGGTCCAGTTGAAGCTGGTGGAACATCTGATTATGAACAAACATTAGATATACCAGCATTACCACCATCAAATCTTACAAATTGTGGTTTAATTGATTtggaatataatttaaaagttgaagCAGTAGCTCAAGGATGGtg GCATAGAAATTTAAAAGGCAATAATTTGGTATTCATTGGTACAGTACCATTGGCAAATTATCAATCCAGTATTATACCACcagttaataaaattgatcaacAAAAAGGAAATGATTATCAAGACAAATTGGCTGATCCAACATACGGTGGGTATCCGAGTGGATACCCTGCCTTTACAAACACAACTGATGGTAGCTATCCATCAGTCCCTCCAACAGCACCACCTCCACCCCTTGATAATAACACTGGCAATCCAACTACTCAACCATCCCTTAATATTTATCCTAACATGC ctCCACCATCATATGAAGAAGCTGGATGGGCTGTACGAAGCCTtcgtgaaaataatgaaaattttcatgtcattggaaataataatcattttgcACCACGTTATCCAgtctataaattttcatcgtaA
- the LOC122858363 gene encoding arrestin domain-containing protein 17-like isoform X3 gives MGLDDFKIIFDNPWSTYYPGQTVTGRVVIKINSAKKIRGINCKIKGEANTCWATDRQEQNHEGRYENESQTVTGHEEYFNMQYYLLGSANASEMELPPGEHVYPFTFSLPHSLPSSFEHDYGHIRYTVKAIIDRPWKFDQETKAAFSIVANLDLNCEGRAMEPLHQELSKTFCCLCCGSAPLRVNVTMPVRGYVPGQAMSIRVNVDNQSGVIIEVVKLILRKIVTFKANNPRICSRREKIVIAEVSKGPVEAGGTSDYEQTLDIPALPPSNLTNCGLIDLEYNLKVEAVAQGWWHRNLKGNNLVFIGTVPLANYQSSIIPPVNKIDQQKGNDYQDKLADPTYAPPSYEEAGWAVRSLRENNENFHVIGNNNHFAPRYPVYKFSS, from the exons ATGGGTTtggatgattttaaaattatatttgacaaTCCATGGAGCACGTATTACCCTGGTCAAACAGTAACCGGGCGTGttgtcatcaaaattaattcagCCAAAAAAATACGcg gtataaattgtaaaataaaggGTGAAGCAAATACATGTTGGGCAACTGACAGACAAGAGCAAAATCATGAAGGAAGATATGAAAATGAATCACAAACAGTTACTGGCCATGAAGAATATTTTAACATGCAGTATTATCTTCTTGGATCTGCAAATG ccagTGAAATGGAATTACCACCAGGTGAACATGTTTATCCATTTACATTTTCATTACCACATAGCTTGCCAAGTTCATTTGAGCATGATTATGGACACATAAGATACACAGTCAAAGCAATTATTGATCGTCCATGGAAATTCGATCAAGAAACCAAAGCAGCTTTTAGCATTGTGGCTAACTTGGATCTCAATTGTGAAGGACGAGCAAtg GAGCCACTTCATCAAGAATTAAGCAAgacattttgttgtttatgCTGTGGTTCAGCACCATTAAGAGTCAATGTAACTATGCCTGTGAGAGGATACGTACCAGGTCAAGCAATGTCAATACGTGTTAATGTTGATAATCAATCGGGTGTGATTATTgaagttgttaaattaattctaagaaag atTGTTACATTTAAAGCAAATAATCCAAGAATATGTTCACGACGTGAAAAAATTGTCATAGCTGAAGTAAGCAAGGGTCCAGTTGAAGCTGGTGGAACATCTGATTATGAACAAACATTAGATATACCAGCATTACCACCATCAAATCTTACAAATTGTGGTTTAATTGATTtggaatataatttaaaagttgaagCAGTAGCTCAAGGATGGtg GCATAGAAATTTAAAAGGCAATAATTTGGTATTCATTGGTACAGTACCATTGGCAAATTATCAATCCAGTATTATACCACcagttaataaaattgatcaacAAAAAGGAAATGATTATCAAGACAAATTGGCTGATCCAACATACG ctCCACCATCATATGAAGAAGCTGGATGGGCTGTACGAAGCCTtcgtgaaaataatgaaaattttcatgtcattggaaataataatcattttgcACCACGTTATCCAgtctataaattttcatcgtaA
- the LOC122858321 gene encoding glucose-6-phosphate isomerase: MAQKARLTDESAWKQLDDYFNTTGSKINIANLFQQDANRFNKFSLNIDTPNDGPILLDYSKNRLDEKTMSLLLELAKARNIEKARDAMFAGEKINFTENRAVLHTALRNRANTPILVDGKDVMPDVNSVLQHMKEFTNQVIKKEWKGFTGKPIEDVINIGIGGSDLGPLMVTEALKPYHIGPKVHFVSNIDGTHIAEILKKLNPETALFIIASKTFTTQETITNATSAKLWLLENLKNDAAVASHFVALSTNNEKVKEFGIDEKNMFGFWDWVGGRYSLWSAIGLSISLSIGFDNFEKLLSGAYFMDQHFRTAPLDKNAPVILALLGVWYSNFFKSETHALLPYDQYLHRFAAYFQQGDMESNGKYVTKTGSSVNYSTGPIVWGEPGTNGQHAFYQLIHQGTRLIPADFIAPVLSHNKVQGNLHHKILLSNFLAQTEALMKGKSSEQAKAELVKSGLNDEQVKLLLPHKVFEGNRPTNSILVKGVTPFTLGALIAMYEHKIFVQGIIWDINSFDQWGVELGKQLAKAIEPELNNADKITSHDSSTNGLINFIKTHSS, encoded by the exons aTGGCACAAAAAGCTAGACTAACTGACGAATCTGCCTGGAAACAGCTGGATGATTATTTTAACACAACTGgatcaaaaataaacattgcaaatttatttcaacaagatGCAAatcgttttaataaatttag cTTGAATATTGATACTCCAAATGATGGACCAATTCTTTTGGATTACTCCAAAAATCGtcttgatgaaaaaaccaTGTCTCTTTTGCTTGAATTAGCAAAAGCaagaaatattgaaaaagcaCGTGATGCAATGTTTGCtggtgaaaaaattaatttcactgAAAATCGTGCTGTATTACATACTGCTCTTCGTAATCGTGCAAATACACCAATTTTAGTTGATGGTAAAGATGTTATGCCAGATGTAAATAGTGTATTACAACACATGAAAGAATTTACAAatcaagttattaaaaaagaatggAAAGGTTTTACTGGTAAACCAATTGAAGATGTTATTAATATTGGAATTGGTGGATCTGATTTAGGTCCATTAATGGTAACTGAAGCATTAAAACCATATCATATTGGTCCAAAAGTACATTTTGTAAGTAACATTGATGGTACACATATtgctgaaatattaaaaaaacttaatcCTGAAACagcattatttataattgcatcaaaaacatttacaacacaagaaacaataacaaatgcaACATCAGCAAAATTATGgttacttgaaaatttgaaaaatgatgCTGCTGTTGCATCACATTTTGttgcattatcaacaaataatgaaaaagttaaagaatttggtattgatgaaaaaaatatgtttggtTTTTGGGATTGGGTTGGTGGACGTTATTCATTATGGTCAGCAATTggtttatcaatatcattatcaattggttttgataattttgaaaaattattaagtggTGCATATTTTATGGATCAACATTTTCGTACAGCACCATTGGATAAAAATGCACCAGTTATACTTGCATTATTAGGTGTATggtattcaaatttttttaaatctgaaACACATGCATTATTACCATATGATCAATATCTACACAGATTTGCAGCATATTTCCAACAGGGTGATATGGAAAGTAATGGTAAATACGTTACAAAAACTGGATCAAGTGTTAATTATTCAACTGGTCCAATTGTTTGGGGTGAACCTGGTACAAATGGACAGCATGCATTTTATCAACTTATTCATCAAGGAACAAGACTTATCCCAGCTGATTTTATTGCACCTGTATTATCTCACAAtaag GTTCAAGGTAATTTGCATCATAAAATTTTGCTCTCTAATTTCCTTGCTCAAACTGAGGCATTGATGAAAGGAAAATCATCAGAACAAGCTAAAGCTGAATTAGTCAAATCTGGATTAAATGATGAGCAAGTTAAACTTTTATTACCTCATAAAGTTTTTGAAGGAAATCGTCCAACAAATAGTATTCTTGTCAAGGGTGTTACACCATTTACTCTTGGAGCTTTAATTG cAATGTACGAGCATAAAATATTCGTCCAAGGAATCATTTGggatattaattcatttgatcAATGGGG AGTTGAATTGGGAAAACAACTGGCAAAGGCTATCGAGCCTGAATTAAATAATGCTGATAAAATAACCAGCCatgattcatcaacaaatggcttaattaattttataaaaacccACAGTTCTTAA
- the LOC122858348 gene encoding dolichol kinase has protein sequence MEMITTTYDSVDKKILKSLDNNKVLHRPNASAGLWLMPLVGISALATILREDNSYSEICLLIGITGVGLVLSSICLIAQLTIDKSSIKDFQIIYFLPATITSMLYLLWASKGLLVSVSWGLSVGSIGTWGVLQLMSLCPKCFTLGEATTVTHGIILFLLSTCTNLPQRYHLPPLHDDDIATIILQVGIIFVGLVCALCMIIPKIRETKYFYITTFGILIIGVVPLLHILLDQSPLLWMIYFIFGDLQRMTFIIYAATCLLVGSGFLMNQISSDTHAGTAGRKIFHLLAVLVYIPGLMFEPTLLYLASGIIMGIFMMLELLRFLNIPPFGKFLQLGFSVFADEKDSLISLTPIYLLIGMSFPLWMPTTNLDLLTLLSGVLTIGIGDASASLVGSKWGKTKWNGCEKSIEGTVACILSQLIVIYLLAASGFIYNLFSLIRITLVVIGVSFIEARTDQVDNLILPLIFYICLII, from the exons atggagatGATCACAACAACGTATGAtagtgttgataaaaaaatattaaaatcattggataataacaaagtattacacag GCCAAATGCAAGTGCAGGATTATGGCTGATGCCATTAGTAGGTATCAGTGCATTAGCAACAATACTCAGAGAAGATAATAGTTATTCAGAAATATGTCTTCTCATTGGAATAACAGGAGTTGGTCTAGTCCTAAGTTCAATATGTCTTATTGCTCAATtgacaattgataaatcatcgaTTAaagattttcaaataatttattttttaccagcAACAATTACCTCAATGTTATATCTTCTATGGGCAAGCAAAG GACTACTTGTTAGTGTAAGCTGGGGACTAAGTGTTGGTTCAATTGGTACTTGGGGTGTTCTTCAATTGATGTCATTATGCCCAAAATGTTTTACACTTGGTGAAGCAACAACAGTCACTcatggaataattttatttttattatcaacttgtACAAATCTTCCTCAACGATATCATCTTCCTCCActacatgatgatgatattgctacaattattttacaagttggtattatttttgttgggCTTGTTTGTGCTTTATGCATGATAATTCCTAAAATTCgggaaacaaaatatttttatataacaacaTTTGGCATACTGATAATTGGAGTTGTTCCTTTACTTCATATTTTGTTGGATCAAAGTCCATTGCTCtggatgatatattttatttttggtgatCTTCAAAGA atgacatttattatttatgcagCAACATGTTTACTTGTTGGCTCTGgttttttgatgaatcaaatTTCATCTGATACACATGCAGGAACTGCtggtagaaaaatatttcatttattagcAGTGCTTGTTTACATTCCAGGCTTAATGTTTGAGCCAACTTTGCTTTATTTAGCTAGTGGTATAATCATGGGTATTTTTATGATGCTTGAG ctgcttagatttttaaatataccacCATTTGGTAAATTTCTACAGCTTGGATTTTCAGTATTTGCTGATGAAAAAGATTCATTAATTTCACTAAcaccaatttatttattaattggtaTGTCATTTCCTCTCTGGATGCCAACAACAAATCTTGATTTACTTACACTTTTAAGTGGTGTTTTGACAATTGGTATTGGTGATGCATCAGCAAGTTTAGTTGGAAGTAAATGGGGAAAAACAAAATGGAATGGTtgtgaaaaatcaattgaaggtACAGTTGCTTGTATATTAAgtcaattaattgtaatttatttattagctgCATCaggatttatttataacttgtTTAGTCTTATCAGAATAACTCTTGTTGTTATTGGCGTATCATTTATTGAAGCACGTACTGATCAAGTTGACAACTTAATATtaccattgatattttatatttgtctgattatttaa
- the LOC122858363 gene encoding arrestin domain-containing protein 17-like isoform X2 produces MGLDDFKIIFDNPWSTYYPGQTVTGRVVIKINSAKKIRGINCKIKGEANTCWATDRQEQNHEGRYENESQTVTGHEEYFNMQYYLLGSANASEMELPPGEHVYPFTFSLPHSLPSSFEHDYGHIRYTVKAIIDRPWKFDQETKAAFSIVANLDLNCEGRAMEPLHQELSKTFCCLCCGSAPLRVNVTMPVRGYVPGQAMSIRVNVDNQSGVIIEVVKLILRKIVTFKANNPRICSRREKIVIAEVSKGPVEAGGTSDYEQTLDIPALPPSNLTNCGLIDLEYNLKVEAVAQGWHRNLKGNNLVFIGTVPLANYQSSIIPPVNKIDQQKGNDYQDKLADPTYGGYPSGYPAFTNTTDGSYPSVPPTAPPPPLDNNTGNPTTQPSLNIYPNMPPPSYEEAGWAVRSLRENNENFHVIGNNNHFAPRYPVYKFSS; encoded by the exons ATGGGTTtggatgattttaaaattatatttgacaaTCCATGGAGCACGTATTACCCTGGTCAAACAGTAACCGGGCGTGttgtcatcaaaattaattcagCCAAAAAAATACGcg gtataaattgtaaaataaaggGTGAAGCAAATACATGTTGGGCAACTGACAGACAAGAGCAAAATCATGAAGGAAGATATGAAAATGAATCACAAACAGTTACTGGCCATGAAGAATATTTTAACATGCAGTATTATCTTCTTGGATCTGCAAATG ccagTGAAATGGAATTACCACCAGGTGAACATGTTTATCCATTTACATTTTCATTACCACATAGCTTGCCAAGTTCATTTGAGCATGATTATGGACACATAAGATACACAGTCAAAGCAATTATTGATCGTCCATGGAAATTCGATCAAGAAACCAAAGCAGCTTTTAGCATTGTGGCTAACTTGGATCTCAATTGTGAAGGACGAGCAAtg GAGCCACTTCATCAAGAATTAAGCAAgacattttgttgtttatgCTGTGGTTCAGCACCATTAAGAGTCAATGTAACTATGCCTGTGAGAGGATACGTACCAGGTCAAGCAATGTCAATACGTGTTAATGTTGATAATCAATCGGGTGTGATTATTgaagttgttaaattaattctaagaaag atTGTTACATTTAAAGCAAATAATCCAAGAATATGTTCACGACGTGAAAAAATTGTCATAGCTGAAGTAAGCAAGGGTCCAGTTGAAGCTGGTGGAACATCTGATTATGAACAAACATTAGATATACCAGCATTACCACCATCAAATCTTACAAATTGTGGTTTAATTGATTtggaatataatttaaaagttgaagCAGTAGCTCAAGGATG GCATAGAAATTTAAAAGGCAATAATTTGGTATTCATTGGTACAGTACCATTGGCAAATTATCAATCCAGTATTATACCACcagttaataaaattgatcaacAAAAAGGAAATGATTATCAAGACAAATTGGCTGATCCAACATACGGTGGGTATCCGAGTGGATACCCTGCCTTTACAAACACAACTGATGGTAGCTATCCATCAGTCCCTCCAACAGCACCACCTCCACCCCTTGATAATAACACTGGCAATCCAACTACTCAACCATCCCTTAATATTTATCCTAACATGC ctCCACCATCATATGAAGAAGCTGGATGGGCTGTACGAAGCCTtcgtgaaaataatgaaaattttcatgtcattggaaataataatcattttgcACCACGTTATCCAgtctataaattttcatcgtaA
- the LOC122858299 gene encoding arrestin domain-containing protein 17-like, translating into MGLTKFKIVFDNPQNTYYPGQTVTGQILFSVNSTRKVHGIKLTVKGDAITTWAVYESGGTMSRAVTLTGQEQYMHYKYYILGSAFGPTIEFSADDYSYPFTFELPNKLPSSFEHKWGRVRYTVSATLDHGLKFDQEVKAAFTILSDYNLNTDQKALEPVDQLLSKTFGYFCYGSKPMRVNIKMPVKGYVPGQTIPIRINIDNDTGVIIERIKLSLVKKVTFRVRNPKKEIRHDKIVVAETDISPIERGENTYEEKILVPPIPPSNLTNCSLIDIEYYVKLEACAHGLHANLMNNTPVIIGTIPLEKFHSKILPVSNTNDASPLFPASDNYPNLPKPSYDETICIVRKSFKEAGDGEHVIENDQHFAPRYPVYKFKKS; encoded by the exons atgggtttgacaaaatttaaaattgtatttgataatccacaaaatacatattatcCAGGACAAACAGTAACTGGCCAAATTTTATTCAGTGTTAATTCAACAAGAAAAGTGCatg gtATTAAATTAACAGTAAAAGGTGATGCTATCACAACGTGGGCAGTTTATGAAAGTGGTGGTACCATGAGTCGAGCAGTCACCCTCACTGGTCAAGAACAATATAtgcattataaatattatattcttgGTTCAGCatttg gtcCAACTATTGAATTTTCAGCTGATGATTATTCTTATCCATTTACATTTGAACTTCCAAATAAATTGCCCAGTTCATTTGAACACAAATGGGGTCGTGTACGTTACACTGTTAGTGCAACTCTTGATCATGGATTAAAATTTGATCAAGAAGTCAAAGCagcatttacaattttatcagattataatttaaatacagaTCAAAAAGCATTG GAACCTGTTGATCAACTATTAAGCAAAACATTTGGCTATTTTTGCTATGGATCAAAACCAATGAgagttaatattaaaatgccAGTCAAAGGATACGTACCAGGTCAAACAATACCAATtagaattaatattgataatgatactGGTGTTATCattgaaagaataaaattaagtttGGTAAAA aaaGTTACTTTTCGTGTTAGAAatccaaaaaaagaaattcgacatgataaaattgttgttgCTGAGACTGACATTAGTCCAATTGAACGAGGTGAAAATacatatgaagaaaaaattcttGTTCCACCAATACCTCCATCAAATCTTACAAATTGTAGCTTGATTGATATTGAATATTATGTTAAACTTGAAGCATGTGCTCATGGATT GCATGcaaatttgatgaataatacTCCAGTAATTATTGGCACAATACCTTTggaaaaatttcattcaaaaattttaccaGTCTCAAATACAAATGATGCATCACCATTGTTTCCAGCATCTGATAATTATCCAAATTTAC cTAAACCATCATACGATGAAACAATATGTATTGTTAGAAAAAGTTTCAAAGAAGCTGGAGATGGTGAACATGTTATAGAAAATGATCAACATTTTGCACCAAGATATccagtatataaatttaaaaaatcttaa